One window from the genome of Alnus glutinosa chromosome 13, dhAlnGlut1.1, whole genome shotgun sequence encodes:
- the LOC133854401 gene encoding lysine-specific demethylase JMJ32 isoform X2: protein MKEIEELWREVRELSLGNSGRVERLDSPPTPLQFLRDFVSPNKPCVISDATLHWTALSSWSDDAYLARALSSAHVSVHLTPNGRADALVPLNSDDLASSSSSSLCFASAHVMRMPFPEALNLIVNPNSTKYVAYAQQQNDCFRSEYSALSPDCEAHIPWATEALGCLPEAVNLWIGNHLSETSFHKDHYENLYAVVSGEKHFLLLPPTDVHRMYICDYPAAHYSYSQDTGELTLEAEKPARYVPWCSVSPYPSPQTKHTQMSKFPLYFNGPKPFECTVKAGEILYFNFKAMVELMQAKYVVSSR from the exons ATGAAGGAGATTGAGGAATTGTGGAGGGAAGTGAGGGAGCTGAGTCTGGGGAACTCAGGGAGAGTGGAGCGGCTGGACTCACCCCCAACCCCTCTCCAATTCCTCAGAGACTTCGTGTCCCCTAACAAGCCCTGCGTCATCTCCGATGCCACTCTTCACTGGACCGCCCTCTCCTCCTGGTCCGACGATGCCTACCTTGCTCGAGCCCTCTCCTCCGCCCATGTCTCCGTCCACCTCACCCCCAACGGCCGAGCCGACGCCCTCGTCCCCTTAAATTCCGACGACTTAGCGTCGTCATCATCATCTTCCCTCTGCTTCGCCTCCGCACACGTAATGCGCATGCCCTTCCCAGAAGCTCTCAATCTCATCGTCAATCCCAACTCCACTAAATACGTGGCTTACGCGCAGCAGCAGAACGACTGCTTCCGCTCAGAGTACTCGGCGCTATCGCCGGACTGCGAAGCTCATATCCCATGGGCCACCGAGGCCCTTGGGTGCCTCCCCGAAGCTGTTAATCTCTGGATTGGCAACCATCTCTCGGAGACCTCCTTCCACAAGGATCACTACGAGAATCTCTACGCCGTCGTTTCGGGCGAGAAGCATTTCCTGCTCCTTCCTCCCACTGACGTTCACCGTATGTACATCTGCGACTACCCGGCCGCTCATTATTCTTATTCCCAG GACACTGGAGAGTTGACATTGGAGGCAGAGAAGCCAGCGAGATATGTGCCTTGGTGCAGTGTGAGTCCTTATCCTTCACCGCAAACTAAACACACCCAGATGTCCAAATTCCCTTTGTATTTTAATGGCCCCAAGCCCTTTGAGTGTACGGTCAAGGCCGGAGAGATTCTTTACTT